Proteins encoded by one window of Musa acuminata AAA Group cultivar baxijiao chromosome BXJ2-9, Cavendish_Baxijiao_AAA, whole genome shotgun sequence:
- the LOC135623053 gene encoding nucleobase-ascorbate transporter 6-like, whose protein sequence is MAGGGGAAPAPKPDELQPHPVKDQLPNVSYCITSPPPWPEAILLGFQHFLVMLGTTVIIPTALVPQMGGGNDEKARVVQTLLFVAGINTLFQTLFGTRLPAVIGGSYTFVVPTISIILAGRYSDIVDPHEKFLRIMRGTQGALIVASTLQIIIGFSGLWRNVTRFLSPLAAVPLVALAGFGLYELGFPGVAKCIEIGLPQIILLVVFSQYIPHALRSEKPVFDRFAVIFSVTIVWLYAYFLTVGGAYKHSPPKTQLHCRTDRSGLVGGSPWIRVPYPFQWGAPTFDAGEAFAMMAASFVSLVESTGTFIAVTRYASATPLPPSVLSRGIGWQGIGILLDGLFGTVNGSSVSVENAGLLALTRVGSRRVVQISAGFMIFFSILGKFGAVFASIPAPIFAALYCLFFAYVGAAGLSFLQFCNLNSFRTKFILGLSVFMGLSVPQYFNEYTSVAGYGPVHTKARWFNDIINVIFSSKPFVAGLVAFFLDNTLHRHNEATRKDRGYHWWKKFRSFKADMRSEEFYSLPFNLNKFFPSV, encoded by the exons CTCCTCCCTGGC CTGAAGCCATACTCCTTGGTTTCCAACATTTTCTGGTTATGCTAGGCACGACTGTTATCATTCCCACTGCACTTGTTCCTCAAATGGGTGGAGGAAAT GATGAGAAAGCCAGGGTAGTCCAGACATTGCTTTTTGTGGCTGGCATCAACACTCTTTTCCAGACTTTGTTTGGCACACGCTTGCCGGCAGTGATAGGCGGTTCTTATACGTTTGTTGTGCCAACCATCTCTATCATCTTGGCTGGTCGTTACAGTGATATTGTGGATCCTCATGAG AAATTTTTGCGTATAATGCGTGGAACCCAGGGTGCCCTAATTGTTGCTTCAACCCTTCAGATTATTATCGGTTTCAGTGGTCTTTGGCGAAATGTAACTAG ATTCTTAAGTCCACTGGCGGCGGTTCCTCTGGTTGCACTTGCTGGATTTGGGCTTTATGAGCTTGGTTTTCCTGGG GTTGCCAAATGCATTGAAATTGGGCTTCCACAGATAATTCTTTTGGTCGTTTTCTCACAG TACATCCCTCATGCCCTACGTTCAGAGAAGCCTGTGTTTGATCGATTTGCTGTCATATTTTCGGTTACAATTGTGTGGCTTTATGCATACTTTCTTACGGTGGGAGGAGCATACAAACATTCCCCACCAAAGACACAATTACATTGCCGTACAGATCGGTCAGGGCTTGTTGGTGGCTCTCCCTG GATACGAGTTCCATATCCTTTTCAATGGGGTGCACCAACGTTTGATGCTGGTGAAGCTTTTGCAATGATGGCTGCTTCATTTGTTTCTCTTGTTGAG TCTACTGGTACTTTCATTGCGGTAACAAGATATGCTAGTGCAACACCATTGCCTCCGTCAGTTCTTAGTCGTGGGATTGGTTGGCAG GGAATTGGTATCTTGTTGGATGGACTATTTGGAACTGTTAATGGGTCATCAGTATCAGT TGAAAATGCTGGTTTACTAGCTTTGACACGTGTTGGCAGCCGAAGGGTTGTGCAAATATCTGCAGGATTCAtgattttcttttctattcttg GAAAATTTGGAGCAGTTTTTGCATCGATTCCTGCACCGATTTTTGCAGCTCTATATTGTCTTTTCTTCGCATACGTCG GTGCTGCAGGCCTTAGTTTTCTGCAGTTCTGCAATCTTAATAGCTTCCGAACTAAGTTCATACTAGGTCTATCTGTTTTCATGGGCCTGTCGGTTCCCCAGTACTTCAATGAGTACACTTCTGTTGCTGGTTACGGTCCGGTTCATACCAAAGCAAGATGG TTCAATGATATCATTAACGTAATATTCTCTTCAAAGCCATTTGTTGCTGGATTAGTGGCATTTTTCTTGGACAACACCCTGCATAGGCACAACGAAGCTACAAGAAAGGACAGAGGTTATCATTGGTGGAAAAAGTTTCGAAGCTTCAAGGCAGACATGAGAAGTGAGGAATTCTACTCATTGCCGTTTAACCTCAATAAATTTTTCCCATCTGTATGA